In a single window of the Ancylobacter polymorphus genome:
- the lptB gene encoding LPS export ABC transporter ATP-binding protein — translation MGLFSTIVGRGKSASQGSGSASAPVRGVDGHREAAPGADDIEAQFQADFEAALAADLRPSREAPASARASDPRRAPAVPASRAPEAIAGEQRMLNAVGLAKSYGGRQVVRGASLHVRRGEAVGLLGPNGAGKTTIFYMITGLVKADAGRIELDSYDVTHLPMYRRARLGVGYLPQEASIFRGLSVENNIRAVLEVVEPNRRERERQLDELLEEFRVTHVRKSPSIALSGGERRRVEIARALASRPTFMLLDEPFAGIDPIAVGDIQALVRQLTERGIGVLITDHNVRETLGLIDRAYIIHSGTVLMEGSPEEIVASEDVRRLYLGEEFRL, via the coding sequence GTGGGTCTTTTCTCGACCATCGTCGGACGCGGCAAGTCAGCGTCGCAAGGTTCCGGTTCAGCGTCCGCGCCGGTGCGCGGTGTCGACGGCCACAGAGAAGCGGCGCCGGGCGCCGATGACATCGAGGCCCAGTTCCAGGCCGATTTCGAGGCGGCACTGGCGGCGGATTTGCGCCCGTCGCGCGAGGCGCCCGCCTCCGCCCGCGCCAGTGATCCCCGCCGCGCGCCGGCCGTCCCTGCGTCCCGTGCGCCAGAGGCGATCGCCGGCGAGCAGCGCATGCTCAACGCGGTCGGCCTCGCCAAGAGCTATGGCGGCCGGCAGGTGGTGCGCGGGGCGAGCCTGCATGTGCGGCGTGGCGAGGCGGTGGGCCTGCTGGGGCCGAACGGCGCCGGCAAGACCACCATCTTCTACATGATCACCGGGCTGGTGAAGGCCGATGCCGGCCGCATCGAACTCGACAGCTACGACGTGACCCACCTGCCCATGTACCGGCGTGCCCGCCTCGGCGTCGGGTATCTCCCGCAGGAAGCCTCGATCTTTCGCGGCCTGTCGGTCGAGAACAATATCCGCGCCGTGCTGGAAGTGGTGGAGCCGAACCGCCGCGAGCGCGAACGCCAGCTCGACGAACTGCTGGAAGAGTTCCGCGTCACCCATGTGCGCAAGTCACCCTCCATCGCCCTTTCCGGCGGCGAGCGGCGCCGCGTGGAAATTGCCCGTGCGCTGGCCTCGCGCCCGACCTTCATGCTGCTCGACGAGCCCTTCGCCGGCATCGACCCGATCGCGGTGGGCGACATTCAGGCGCTGGTGCGCCAGCTGACCGAGCGTGGCATCGGCGTGCTGATCACCGATCACAATGTGCGCGAGACGCTGGGCCTCATCGACCGTGCCTACATCATCCATTCCGGCACGGTGCTGATGGAAGGCTCGCCCGAGGAAATCGTGGCGAGCGAGGACGTCCGTCGCCTCTATCTCGGCGAGGAGTTCCGTCTGTAG
- a CDS encoding LptA/OstA family protein codes for MNMPLAFTRSGLAALVLTAGLAGASSAALAQANNVPNALQGFAANRDEPIRINANSLEVRDQQKQAVFSGNVVVQQGDTTMRCKELVVFYDGKDAAGGKDAPGGKPAAASGDALAAGSPINSSAIRRLEINGSVVVTTKEQTATGDQGVFETKANTITLTGNPVVLTSGPNVIRGKKLTVDLTTGLSRFDGGRIESLIVPNSMKGADGALPGAKPAAPAAKPKPAP; via the coding sequence ATGAACATGCCCCTCGCTTTCACCCGTTCCGGCCTCGCCGCCCTCGTCCTTACCGCCGGCCTCGCGGGGGCGTCTTCCGCCGCGCTGGCGCAGGCCAATAATGTGCCGAACGCCCTGCAGGGCTTTGCGGCGAATCGCGACGAGCCGATCCGCATCAACGCCAACAGCCTGGAAGTGCGCGACCAGCAGAAGCAGGCGGTGTTCAGCGGCAATGTCGTGGTGCAACAGGGCGACACCACCATGCGCTGCAAGGAGCTGGTGGTGTTCTATGACGGCAAGGACGCGGCCGGGGGCAAGGACGCGCCGGGCGGCAAGCCGGCGGCGGCTTCCGGCGATGCGCTGGCGGCGGGAAGCCCGATCAACTCCTCCGCGATCCGCCGGCTGGAGATCAACGGCTCGGTGGTGGTGACCACCAAGGAACAGACCGCCACCGGCGACCAGGGCGTGTTCGAGACCAAGGCCAACACCATCACGCTCACCGGCAATCCCGTGGTGCTCACCTCCGGCCCCAACGTCATTCGCGGCAAGAAGCTGACCGTGGATCTCACCACCGGCCTGTCGCGCTTCGACGGCGGCCGCATCGAAAGCCTGATCGTGCCCAACAGCATGAAGGGCGCGGATGGCGCGCTGCCGGGTGCCAAGCCGGCCGCGCCGGCGGCGAAGCCGAAACCGGCGCCCTGA
- a CDS encoding 16S rRNA (uracil(1498)-N(3))-methyltransferase, with protein sequence MTRAHDDSTTEPYDFRAQRLFVEEPLTEAALVRLDRDRAHYVSDVIRLEVGGHLHLFNGRDGEWRAVREAGGRREVLLRCEAQLRRQSPPPDLDYVFAPLKHARLDYMVQKAVEMGAGRLVPVMTRRTQATRVNTERMRANVIEAAEQCGILTPPQVVEPVPLPRWLAALEPDRRLVFCDEAAPQADPLAPLRAAVAGPLAVLIGPEGGFAEEERRLLAAHPGAIVLSLGPRILRADTAAVAALALVEAARQAAR encoded by the coding sequence ATGACCCGCGCCCACGACGATTCGACCACTGAGCCCTATGATTTTCGCGCCCAACGGCTGTTTGTCGAGGAGCCGCTGACCGAGGCCGCGCTGGTACGGCTCGACCGCGACCGGGCGCATTATGTCTCCGATGTGATCCGGCTGGAGGTGGGCGGGCACCTGCATCTGTTCAATGGCCGCGATGGCGAGTGGCGCGCGGTGCGCGAGGCCGGCGGACGGCGCGAGGTGCTGCTGCGCTGCGAGGCGCAGCTGCGGCGCCAGTCGCCGCCGCCCGATCTCGATTATGTCTTTGCCCCGCTCAAGCATGCCCGGCTGGACTACATGGTGCAGAAGGCGGTGGAGATGGGGGCCGGCCGGCTGGTGCCGGTGATGACCCGGCGCACCCAGGCGACCCGGGTGAACACCGAGCGCATGCGTGCCAATGTCATCGAGGCGGCTGAGCAATGCGGCATCCTCACCCCGCCGCAGGTCGTTGAGCCCGTGCCGCTGCCGCGCTGGCTCGCCGCGCTGGAGCCGGACCGCCGGCTGGTCTTCTGCGACGAGGCGGCGCCGCAGGCCGACCCGCTGGCGCCGCTGCGCGCCGCCGTGGCCGGCCCGCTTGCGGTGCTGATCGGCCCGGAAGGCGGCTTCGCCGAGGAGGAGCGGCGCCTGCTCGCCGCCCATCCCGGTGCCATCGTGCTGTCGCTCGGCCCGCGCATCCTGCGCGCCGACACCGCTGCCGTCGCCGCCCTCGCCCTGGTGGAAGCCGCCCGTCAGGCCGCACGCTGA
- a CDS encoding carboxylate-amine ligase, with translation MSQVGTEEYRIGIEEEYFLVEAETKSPLRRVPSAFMNQIRTSLGPAVSGDVQPSQIEVMTRPHRSAAEARRELHGLRRSLAEVSAGFDLAFIAAGTHPTASWQGGKRAPTQRYDGLMHDLQMLGERNMLCGMHVHVELPDADQRIDVMRRILPYLPVFVALSTSSPFWESKRTGLMGYRLAAYDELPRTGLPELFESAKDYQDYIDALVAARAIRDSSYVWWTIRPSEKHPTLELRAPDSCTRVEDSVAIAALYRALVRHLVRNPRLNAGIDPVERAIAAENKWRAQRYGVHGSFVDRRAREAVPVAQAVEALIDQLTEDADALGGRAELEHLRTIIRGGTSADIQIAVYQEAAHRTGNRAEGLKAVNTWLAHASAQ, from the coding sequence ATGTCTCAGGTCGGAACAGAAGAATACCGCATCGGCATCGAGGAAGAGTATTTCCTCGTCGAAGCCGAGACCAAAAGCCCGCTGCGGCGCGTGCCGTCCGCCTTCATGAACCAGATACGGACCTCGCTCGGCCCCGCCGTCTCGGGCGACGTGCAGCCGTCGCAGATCGAGGTGATGACCCGTCCGCACCGCAGCGCCGCCGAGGCGCGGCGGGAGTTGCACGGGCTGCGCCGGAGCCTCGCTGAGGTGAGCGCTGGTTTCGACCTCGCCTTCATCGCCGCCGGCACCCATCCCACCGCCAGCTGGCAGGGTGGCAAGCGCGCGCCGACGCAGCGCTATGACGGGTTGATGCACGACCTGCAGATGCTGGGCGAGCGCAACATGCTGTGCGGCATGCATGTGCATGTGGAACTCCCGGACGCCGACCAGCGCATCGACGTGATGCGCCGCATCCTTCCCTATCTTCCGGTCTTCGTCGCGCTCTCCACCTCCTCGCCCTTCTGGGAATCCAAGCGCACCGGCCTGATGGGCTACCGCCTCGCCGCCTATGACGAGCTGCCGCGCACCGGCCTGCCGGAACTGTTCGAGAGCGCGAAGGACTACCAGGACTATATCGACGCGCTGGTGGCCGCGCGGGCGATCCGCGATTCGAGCTATGTGTGGTGGACCATCCGCCCGTCGGAAAAGCACCCGACGCTGGAACTGCGCGCGCCCGACAGCTGCACGCGGGTGGAGGATTCCGTCGCCATTGCCGCGCTTTACCGGGCGCTGGTGCGCCATCTCGTGCGCAACCCAAGACTCAATGCCGGCATCGATCCGGTCGAGCGCGCCATCGCGGCAGAGAACAAGTGGCGCGCCCAGCGCTATGGCGTCCATGGCAGCTTCGTCGACCGCCGCGCCCGCGAGGCGGTGCCGGTGGCGCAGGCGGTGGAGGCGCTGATCGACCAGCTCACCGAGGACGCCGACGCGCTCGGCGGGCGGGCGGAACTGGAGCATCTGCGCACGATCATTCGCGGCGGCACCAGCGCCGACATCCAGATCGCCGTCTATCAGGAAGCCGCCCACCGCACCGGCAACCGCGCGGAAGGGCTGAAGGCGGTGAACACCTGGCTCGCCCACGCCTCCGCGCAATAG
- the ubiA gene encoding 4-hydroxybenzoate octaprenyltransferase: MIPAAPSPVGPVPADSAGNWVDRYAPAPLRPYLRLARADRPIGSWLLLIPCWWSLALALRVQAEGGAPAYGAAVGWAVLFAIGAVAMRGAGCTWNDILDRDIDGRVERTRSRPLPAGQVTLTGALVFLALQLLAGLAVLLCLPFFAIGVALSSLGLVVVYPLMKRVMWIPQLVLGLAFSWGALMGFAVLLQALPAPAFLLYAGAVLWVVGYDTIYAHQDREDDAVVGVKSSALLFGAHTAKWLAGLYGAALVLIGLALVSAGSGPWAWGGLGIFTVQLANQLRRLDIDDRELCLRLFRSNRDSGLILLAGLVVDALLA; the protein is encoded by the coding sequence ATGATCCCGGCGGCGCCGTCTCCTGTCGGGCCGGTGCCGGCCGATTCCGCCGGCAATTGGGTGGATCGCTACGCCCCGGCACCGCTCCGCCCCTATCTCCGCCTCGCCCGGGCCGACCGGCCGATCGGCAGCTGGCTGCTGCTCATTCCCTGCTGGTGGTCGCTGGCGCTCGCCCTGCGGGTGCAGGCCGAAGGCGGTGCGCCCGCCTATGGCGCGGCGGTGGGCTGGGCGGTGCTGTTCGCCATCGGCGCGGTGGCGATGCGCGGCGCCGGCTGCACCTGGAACGACATTCTCGACCGGGACATTGACGGACGCGTGGAGCGCACGCGCTCGCGCCCGCTACCGGCCGGGCAGGTGACGCTGACGGGTGCGCTGGTCTTTCTCGCGCTTCAGCTGCTCGCGGGGCTCGCCGTCCTTCTCTGCCTGCCGTTTTTCGCCATCGGTGTCGCGCTCTCGTCGCTCGGGCTTGTGGTGGTCTACCCGCTGATGAAGCGGGTGATGTGGATCCCGCAGCTGGTGCTCGGCCTTGCCTTTTCCTGGGGCGCGCTGATGGGCTTTGCGGTGCTGCTGCAAGCGCTGCCGGCGCCGGCCTTCCTGCTCTATGCCGGCGCGGTGCTGTGGGTGGTGGGCTATGACACGATCTATGCCCATCAGGACCGGGAGGACGACGCCGTCGTCGGGGTGAAATCTTCCGCCCTGCTTTTCGGGGCTCATACCGCTAAATGGCTGGCGGGCCTTTATGGCGCCGCCCTGGTGCTGATCGGCCTCGCATTGGTGAGCGCCGGATCGGGTCCCTGGGCCTGGGGCGGGCTCGGCATCTTCACCGTGCAGCTCGCCAATCAGCTGCGCCGGCTCGATATCGACGATCGGGAGCTGTGCCTGCGGCTGTTCCGCTCCAACCGTGATTCCGGGCTGATCCTGCTTGCCGGCCTCGTGGTGGACGCGCTGCTCGCCTGA
- a CDS encoding ribonuclease D, with amino-acid sequence MSIRLHRGDLVDLARYTPDKAPFVAIDTETLGLNPHRDRLCVVQLSPGDGTADVVQIPAGAGPGSAPNLEKLLTDPRSVKLFHFARFDVAVLGKTFGLTVSPVWCTKIASRLTRTYTDRHGLKELVRELLGVDLSKQQQSSDWAADELSDAQLHYAASDVLHLHALQARLAAMLAREGRGELAQACFEFLPTRAQLDLAGWPDQDIFAHT; translated from the coding sequence ATGAGCATCCGCCTGCACCGCGGCGACCTTGTCGACCTCGCCCGCTACACGCCCGACAAAGCGCCCTTCGTCGCCATCGACACCGAGACGCTCGGCCTCAACCCGCACCGCGACCGGCTGTGCGTGGTGCAGCTCTCTCCCGGCGACGGCACCGCCGATGTGGTGCAGATCCCCGCCGGGGCGGGTCCGGGCAGCGCGCCGAACCTCGAAAAGCTGCTCACCGACCCACGCAGCGTGAAGCTGTTCCACTTCGCCCGCTTCGATGTCGCCGTGCTCGGCAAGACCTTCGGCCTCACCGTGTCGCCGGTGTGGTGCACCAAGATCGCCTCGCGGCTGACCCGCACCTATACCGACCGGCACGGGCTGAAGGAGCTGGTGCGGGAACTGCTCGGCGTTGACCTGTCCAAGCAGCAGCAGAGTTCGGACTGGGCCGCGGACGAGCTGAGCGATGCCCAGCTGCACTATGCCGCCTCCGATGTGCTGCATCTGCACGCGCTGCAGGCGCGGCTCGCCGCCATGCTGGCGCGCGAGGGGCGCGGGGAACTGGCGCAGGCCTGCTTCGAGTTCCTGCCCACCCGCGCGCAGCTCGACCTCGCGGGATGGCCGGACCAGGACATCTTCGCGCATACGTGA